The Planococcus liqunii genome includes a region encoding these proteins:
- a CDS encoding MerR family transcriptional regulator, translated as MKIGELAKLSGVSTRTIDYYTNCGLLAAERTKTNYRMYPESALQTIERIQLLKKQRMSISEIKDVLETNENPQTELLVEEVYEEFECLQRNITRLEEQLKDAPSHVKFQISKALESKMVAIASLLALL; from the coding sequence ATGAAAATCGGTGAACTTGCGAAGTTGAGCGGCGTATCGACGCGAACAATTGATTACTATACGAATTGCGGCCTCCTTGCTGCAGAACGTACGAAAACCAATTACCGGATGTACCCGGAGTCTGCCTTGCAGACAATTGAACGAATTCAGTTATTGAAAAAGCAGCGGATGTCGATTTCAGAAATCAAAGACGTTCTTGAAACAAACGAAAATCCCCAAACCGAATTGCTGGTGGAAGAAGTTTATGAAGAATTTGAATGCCTGCAGCGAAACATTACGCGCTTGGAAGAACAGCTGAAAGATGCGCCAAGCCATGTGAAGTTCCAAATCAGCAAAGCACTGGAAAGCAAGATGGTTGCCATCGCTTCCCTCCTTGCGCTGCTGTAA
- a CDS encoding undecaprenyl-diphosphate phosphatase: MGELDLILILKMVMIGIVQGFTEPIPVSSSGHVMIASEILGLGEQGFTFAILTNTASLLAIMFIYRKDIARLAVNSIQYIRTREQTYKSDFLFVCYIVIGTIPAGVLGVLLSDFIAESVSMTTIALMLFVTGIALFLIRNMKGKKDESTMTAKDAILVGLGQAVALTPGISRSGATIITAIAVGLKQETALRFSFMLYIPVSLGGVVLGFTDFLDEPDKAALAVPYAAAFIATLFMSYFAMRWFMGIMKHGKLIYFTYYCFLAGTLLLIFF; the protein is encoded by the coding sequence ATGGGAGAATTAGATTTAATCTTAATACTTAAAATGGTGATGATCGGAATCGTCCAAGGGTTTACGGAACCAATTCCGGTGTCATCAAGCGGGCACGTTATGATTGCGAGCGAAATACTCGGGCTCGGCGAACAGGGCTTCACTTTCGCGATATTGACAAACACGGCATCGCTATTGGCGATCATGTTCATTTACCGGAAAGATATTGCGCGTCTCGCAGTCAATTCAATCCAATACATAAGAACAAGAGAACAAACCTACAAAAGCGATTTCCTTTTTGTCTGCTATATTGTCATTGGCACAATTCCAGCGGGTGTCCTGGGTGTTCTATTGAGCGATTTTATTGCCGAAAGCGTCAGTATGACCACCATCGCTCTTATGTTGTTTGTGACAGGAATTGCGTTATTCCTGATACGCAATATGAAAGGGAAGAAAGACGAGTCAACCATGACGGCTAAAGATGCGATTCTTGTCGGGTTGGGACAGGCAGTCGCTTTGACACCTGGAATCAGCCGGTCCGGTGCAACCATCATCACGGCGATTGCAGTCGGCTTAAAGCAGGAAACGGCTTTGCGCTTTTCGTTTATGCTTTACATCCCGGTCAGCTTAGGCGGCGTGGTGCTTGGCTTTACGGATTTTCTGGATGAACCGGATAAAGCGGCTTTAGCGGTTCCTTATGCAGCAGCCTTTATCGCAACGCTGTTCATGTCCTATTTTGCGATGCGCTGGTTCATGGGCATCATGAAGCACGGGAAATTGATTTATTTCACGTATTACTGCTTTTTAGCAGGGACTTTGCTGCTGATCTTTTTTTAA
- a CDS encoding M48 family metallopeptidase produces the protein MANSNIQSDRETVYFIISLIFSILIYVLAIVSIIGIAIALSVLALILFSNALMLGSIRGNGIRIHERQFPDVYENVQALSKEMGIKNVPDVFVIQSEGALNAFATRFFGRNMVVLYSEVFELAREQGMDELNFIIAHELAHVKRRHVWKNILILPAGFIPFLSQAYSRSCEYTCDRHAAYAIQNVAASKRALTLLGVGKQMYTEVNEEAYREQIATESNSFVWLSEVLSSHPRLPKRIQALEQFDKSGVPVYTQSHGKIALGAALIFGGLLGVYMLTIALLTGGAVAYSQLMPDALEDPLFADPFAAEGETPLMTAASLGDQAEVERLIAEGADIQEKDSDGADALMYAVYAGDAAIASSLLEAGADPNSADIYSSALGNAVMYSEYDTAKLLVEKGADPTLIGPDGMAPMELVGAASEAEFFEMVKSENY, from the coding sequence ATGGCCAATTCAAATATCCAATCGGATAGAGAAACCGTTTATTTTATTATCAGCTTGATTTTCAGTATTTTGATTTATGTATTGGCTATCGTATCGATCATCGGCATCGCAATTGCTTTAAGCGTATTGGCACTTATACTGTTTTCGAATGCCTTGATGCTCGGTTCGATTCGCGGAAACGGTATCCGGATCCACGAGCGCCAATTCCCGGACGTGTACGAAAATGTACAGGCCTTGTCCAAGGAAATGGGAATTAAAAACGTGCCGGATGTTTTTGTTATTCAGTCGGAAGGCGCTTTGAATGCATTTGCCACACGCTTTTTCGGTCGGAATATGGTCGTGCTGTATTCGGAAGTGTTTGAGTTGGCACGCGAACAAGGCATGGACGAGTTGAATTTCATCATCGCCCATGAGCTGGCGCATGTGAAGCGCCGCCATGTATGGAAAAATATTTTGATTTTGCCGGCCGGCTTTATTCCGTTTTTAAGCCAGGCGTATAGCCGCTCTTGTGAATATACGTGCGACCGCCATGCGGCTTATGCCATTCAAAACGTTGCGGCATCCAAACGTGCTCTGACTTTGCTCGGTGTCGGCAAGCAAATGTACACTGAAGTAAATGAAGAAGCCTATAGAGAGCAGATTGCGACTGAATCGAATAGTTTTGTTTGGCTCAGTGAAGTGCTGTCGTCGCATCCGCGATTGCCTAAGCGCATTCAGGCGCTTGAACAATTTGATAAAAGCGGCGTGCCTGTTTATACGCAAAGCCATGGCAAAATCGCTTTAGGAGCAGCTTTGATTTTCGGCGGCTTGCTCGGCGTATACATGTTAACTATCGCACTATTAACTGGCGGGGCAGTGGCTTATTCCCAGCTGATGCCGGACGCGCTGGAAGATCCGCTATTTGCAGATCCTTTTGCGGCAGAAGGAGAAACGCCATTAATGACAGCTGCTTCCTTGGGCGACCAGGCTGAAGTCGAAAGGCTGATTGCTGAAGGTGCTGACATTCAAGAGAAAGATTCGGACGGGGCAGATGCGCTGATGTATGCCGTTTATGCGGGAGATGCGGCCATCGCATCTTCCTTGCTTGAAGCAGGAGCCGATCCAAACTCTGCCGACATATATTCATCGGCGCTCGGCAATGCGGTTATGTACAGTGAATACGACACAGCAAAATTACTGGTGGAAAAAGGGGCTGACCCGACGCTTATCGGTCCGGATGGAATGGCCCCAATGGAGTTAGTAGGGGCCGCATCAGAAGCGGAATTTTTCGAAATGGTGAAATCCGAAAACTACTGA
- a CDS encoding SDR family NAD(P)-dependent oxidoreductase, with protein sequence MYNYTLLERFLFMPRRFDLSDLIKELEGKTVLITGASSGIGRELAFLFGKARMHLILVARRQEELQHIKAKIEKGPAAVSIFPADLRNEEEMESLLAFLHALPNGLDIVINNAGLSINRPISKSLDRYHDFTRTMAINYFAPVQLLLSTIPLLAKKKGHIVNVSTINTLLYPVPYWAAYQASKGAFNIWLRSAAPELKVRGISTSSIYLPLVKTPMIAPTAAYLGKPAMSPVHVAEIIGRAICHNRKVYKPWWLGPGELASLVFKWPLDMLVSRSVKKKEAGTVGE encoded by the coding sequence ATGTACAATTACACGCTGCTGGAAAGATTCCTGTTTATGCCGCGCCGCTTTGACCTTTCAGATTTAATAAAGGAACTGGAAGGGAAAACCGTTTTAATCACAGGAGCTAGTTCCGGAATTGGCAGAGAGCTGGCTTTTTTATTCGGAAAAGCTCGGATGCACCTGATTTTAGTAGCGAGAAGGCAGGAAGAACTGCAGCACATCAAAGCGAAAATCGAAAAAGGGCCAGCTGCCGTCAGCATTTTTCCAGCGGACTTGCGGAATGAAGAAGAGATGGAAAGTTTGCTCGCATTTCTTCATGCCTTGCCAAACGGCTTGGATATCGTCATCAACAATGCCGGCCTCTCGATCAACCGGCCCATTTCAAAATCACTCGACCGGTACCATGATTTTACCCGCACCATGGCAATCAATTATTTTGCACCGGTGCAATTGCTGCTGTCGACCATTCCCTTGTTGGCAAAAAAGAAGGGTCATATTGTCAATGTTTCCACCATCAACACGTTGCTCTATCCTGTCCCGTACTGGGCTGCTTATCAGGCTTCCAAAGGCGCATTTAATATATGGCTCCGTTCTGCTGCACCGGAATTAAAAGTCCGGGGCATTTCCACTTCCAGCATTTATTTGCCGTTAGTGAAAACACCGATGATTGCGCCAACTGCAGCATATCTTGGGAAGCCGGCGATGTCGCCGGTGCATGTAGCAGAAATCATCGGACGCGCCATCTGCCATAACCGAAAAGTCTACAAGCCGTGGTGGCTGGGTCCAGGGGAATTGGCCTCATTGGTATTCAAGTGGCCTCTAGACATGCTTGTTTCACGCTCGGTAAAGAAAAAGGAGGCAGGAACCGTTGGCGAATAG
- a CDS encoding AMP-binding protein, whose translation MANSLLKLLFHLQLLSPAKLFFFARAARRNGINLMLLFSLIGKEDRVKIALSDSREMLTYSQLQERCENLAGQLKARYRIEAGQKVAFFCHSHASLVQALFAASRLGARLYLLNSSMSKSQFNRMLEEQQFDFLIYDEEFTGLVEASSYCKEKLLSYHESKPAVSLLVQEKRNEREALNPVSGSQIVLLTGGTTGKPKQVVHQPSIFTFLQPFCALLDRLQLAHYQTAFIATPLYHGYGIAILLALFALGKKVAIQDHFEAAAACKLIQEHQVEVATVVPLMVHRMLEHNTEDLRSLKCIASGGSKLNPVLVEEVKQRLGNVLYNLYGTSETGLNMIATPDDLAYNPDTLGRLIRGGKLRVMVDGKETGNEVAGKFFLRNNWSMKNKETRWIDTGDCGYRDHRGYYFFCGRTDDVIVCAGNNIHPLEVETAATVHPLIDDIAVIGIEDKYRGQRLKAFVQCSPGCTLDEKELIGWLRTQLADFQVPREIVFVKELPYTSVGKLDRKKLQRGELHLLERRL comes from the coding sequence TTGGCGAATAGCTTATTGAAACTGTTGTTCCATCTTCAGCTGCTGTCGCCTGCGAAGCTGTTCTTTTTCGCACGGGCCGCTCGGCGAAACGGCATCAATCTGATGCTTTTATTTTCACTTATTGGAAAAGAGGATCGCGTCAAAATAGCACTCTCCGACAGCCGGGAAATGCTCACATACTCGCAACTCCAAGAGCGATGTGAAAATCTCGCGGGTCAATTGAAAGCGCGTTACCGAATCGAAGCCGGCCAGAAAGTCGCTTTTTTCTGCCACAGCCACGCATCGTTGGTGCAAGCTTTGTTTGCCGCGTCCCGTTTGGGTGCGAGGCTTTATCTGCTGAACAGTTCGATGTCCAAAAGCCAATTCAACCGGATGCTGGAAGAACAGCAATTCGACTTCCTCATTTATGACGAAGAATTTACTGGCCTGGTTGAGGCCTCAAGCTACTGCAAGGAGAAGCTGTTAAGCTATCACGAAAGCAAGCCGGCAGTCAGTTTACTCGTGCAGGAGAAGCGGAATGAAAGAGAGGCTTTAAACCCGGTGTCCGGCAGCCAGATCGTTTTATTGACCGGTGGTACGACCGGAAAGCCGAAACAAGTGGTCCACCAGCCTTCAATTTTCACATTTCTTCAGCCGTTTTGTGCACTGCTCGACCGCTTGCAGCTTGCACACTATCAAACGGCCTTTATCGCCACCCCGCTTTACCACGGCTATGGCATCGCCATTTTACTGGCTCTTTTTGCACTTGGAAAGAAAGTGGCGATCCAGGATCATTTTGAAGCTGCTGCAGCCTGCAAACTGATCCAGGAACACCAGGTTGAAGTTGCCACAGTCGTTCCGTTGATGGTCCATCGAATGCTGGAGCACAATACAGAAGATTTGCGCTCTCTCAAGTGCATCGCCTCCGGCGGCTCGAAACTGAATCCGGTTTTGGTTGAGGAAGTAAAACAACGGCTGGGAAATGTCTTGTACAATTTATACGGGACGTCAGAAACAGGGCTTAACATGATTGCAACACCGGATGATCTCGCCTATAATCCGGATACGCTTGGCCGGCTGATCCGCGGCGGAAAGCTGCGGGTGATGGTGGACGGAAAAGAAACGGGAAATGAAGTGGCGGGAAAGTTTTTCCTCCGAAACAACTGGTCGATGAAAAACAAGGAAACTCGCTGGATTGATACGGGGGACTGCGGATACCGGGACCATCGGGGCTATTATTTTTTCTGCGGAAGAACCGATGACGTGATTGTTTGTGCCGGGAATAATATTCATCCACTGGAAGTCGAAACAGCGGCCACTGTCCATCCGCTTATAGATGATATTGCGGTAATTGGAATTGAAGACAAATACCGGGGACAACGGCTAAAAGCTTTTGTCCAGTGCTCTCCAGGATGTACACTGGACGAAAAAGAACTGATTGGGTGGCTTCGTACGCAACTGGCCGATTTTCAAGTGCCCCGGGAAATCGTCTTTGTGAAGGAACTTCCTTATACCTCGGTCGGCAAACTGGATCGGAAAAAGCTTCAAAGGGGGGAACTTCATTTGCTTGAGAGACGCCTATAA
- a CDS encoding cysteine hydrolase family protein: MDHTALLVIDAQNEMFAEDNPVYNKDALLENLKNLIEGARSANVPVIFVQHNDRALVAGNHDWQIHMSVQPLNGEAVIQKTTPDSFHKTGLQDALNAKNIQHLVLAGNQTEYCIDTTCRRAYSLGYKVTLAKDGHGTWDSELLTAKQIIDHHNDVLSSFAELKEAKEIQFS, encoded by the coding sequence ATGGACCATACTGCGCTGCTCGTTATAGACGCTCAAAACGAGATGTTTGCTGAAGACAATCCGGTATACAACAAAGATGCCTTGCTTGAAAACCTGAAGAATTTAATTGAAGGGGCACGTTCCGCAAATGTCCCTGTCATTTTTGTCCAGCACAATGACAGGGCTTTAGTTGCCGGCAACCACGATTGGCAAATCCATATGTCTGTTCAGCCGCTCAACGGAGAAGCCGTCATACAAAAAACAACGCCGGACTCGTTTCACAAGACGGGGCTTCAAGATGCCTTAAACGCGAAAAACATTCAGCATCTCGTTCTCGCCGGCAACCAGACCGAGTATTGCATTGACACAACTTGCCGACGAGCTTACAGCCTTGGCTACAAAGTAACTTTGGCTAAGGATGGGCACGGCACATGGGACTCGGAGCTCTTAACTGCCAAACAGATTATTGACCATCACAACGATGTGTTAAGTTCTTTCGCAGAACTTAAAGAGGCAAAAGAGATCCAGTTTTCCTGA
- a CDS encoding creatininase family protein: protein MPLNDFLLECMNWPAIKEKIGAGMDTVIICTASVEQHGYHLSELTDTLIGEATGLLVAEKLGNALMAPVIRPGLSEHHIPMAGSLTLRPEVYRGLLEDYVTSYQNHGFKKVVIFSSHGGNFNENEKIVQSLKKRHPDMQFSSALTLMELMGLMAEFEKKYNLAEGSCGHGGAMETSVMLHIAPDQVDMEKATPGFIGKMTEEVLAKLFEHGIVGLSDVGIIGDPRQAEAEWGEWFLELMSDEIVKAVQRDFKG from the coding sequence TTGCCCTTAAATGATTTTTTGCTTGAGTGTATGAACTGGCCAGCCATAAAAGAAAAAATAGGTGCGGGAATGGACACCGTCATCATCTGTACAGCTTCGGTTGAACAGCACGGCTATCATTTGTCCGAACTGACGGATACGCTGATTGGCGAAGCAACCGGACTTTTAGTTGCTGAAAAATTAGGAAACGCTTTAATGGCTCCGGTGATCCGGCCTGGCCTATCTGAACACCACATCCCGATGGCCGGCAGTCTGACGCTGCGCCCTGAAGTTTACCGGGGTCTTCTTGAAGACTATGTCACCAGTTACCAGAACCATGGGTTCAAGAAGGTCGTGATTTTTTCATCCCATGGCGGAAATTTTAATGAAAACGAAAAGATTGTGCAAAGCCTGAAAAAGCGGCATCCGGATATGCAATTCAGTAGTGCATTGACCTTGATGGAACTGATGGGACTCATGGCGGAATTTGAGAAAAAGTATAACTTAGCAGAAGGCAGCTGCGGGCATGGCGGCGCGATGGAAACATCAGTCATGCTGCACATCGCTCCAGATCAGGTTGACATGGAAAAAGCGACACCTGGTTTTATTGGGAAAATGACCGAAGAAGTCTTAGCAAAATTATTTGAACACGGCATTGTCGGGCTTTCCGACGTGGGCATTATCGGCGACCCACGGCAAGCGGAAGCGGAGTGGGGCGAGTGGTTCCTGGAACTGATGTCCGATGAAATCGTCAAAGCTGTACAAAGGGATTTTAAAGGTTAA
- a CDS encoding alpha/beta hydrolase, with amino-acid sequence MKVTYKMIDKQLRLRGFLYNLLLKKSSEEKYIKFMHTIKKQTENRKGQKVDGLHFSEQWITRKDGSKLRICIYKPLDPAQNAPGVLWLHGGGYSQGIPELFSATYKRLIQARDCVVIAPDYRLSIEAPYPAALDDCYAALLWMKDHAEELGLRSNQLIVGGESAGAGLTAALTLLARDRGEVNIAFQMPLYPMLDDRMATESAKDNNAPIWNSDTNRWAWKLYLGELYGKEVPVYAAASRATDYSKLPPTATFVGDIEPFKDETIEYVKNLEQAGVPVRFQLFKGGYHGFDIINPNAELSKKATAFFIESFNYAVDHYFAEQNHPVKSDVHF; translated from the coding sequence GTGAAAGTCACGTACAAAATGATTGACAAGCAATTAAGGCTACGGGGATTTTTGTACAATCTCTTATTAAAGAAATCCAGTGAAGAAAAATACATTAAATTTATGCATACCATCAAAAAGCAGACGGAAAACCGCAAAGGGCAAAAAGTCGATGGCCTGCATTTCTCGGAACAATGGATTACGCGCAAAGACGGATCAAAGCTCCGCATCTGCATTTATAAACCGCTCGATCCAGCTCAAAATGCTCCTGGGGTCCTTTGGCTGCATGGCGGCGGATATTCCCAGGGGATTCCGGAACTTTTTTCGGCAACTTACAAAAGGCTGATCCAAGCCCGCGACTGCGTCGTCATTGCACCGGATTACCGGTTGTCGATTGAAGCGCCGTACCCTGCGGCACTGGATGATTGTTATGCCGCGCTTCTGTGGATGAAAGACCATGCAGAAGAATTGGGACTTCGTAGCAATCAGCTGATTGTGGGCGGGGAAAGTGCAGGAGCGGGATTGACTGCCGCTTTGACTCTCCTTGCGAGAGACCGCGGGGAAGTGAACATCGCGTTTCAAATGCCGCTCTACCCCATGCTCGATGACCGCATGGCGACAGAGTCAGCAAAAGACAATAATGCACCCATTTGGAATTCTGACACAAACCGGTGGGCATGGAAGCTGTATCTGGGAGAATTATACGGCAAAGAAGTGCCGGTTTATGCGGCTGCTTCACGGGCGACAGATTACAGCAAGCTGCCGCCTACGGCCACATTCGTAGGAGACATTGAACCGTTCAAGGATGAAACTATTGAATATGTAAAAAATTTAGAGCAAGCCGGCGTGCCAGTCAGGTTCCAACTGTTTAAAGGCGGCTACCACGGATTTGATATCATCAATCCGAACGCAGAACTGAGCAAAAAGGCCACTGCCTTTTTCATCGAATCCTTTAATTACGCAGTGGACCATTATTTCGCTGAACAAAACCACCCGGTGAAAAGTGATGTGCATTTTTGA
- a CDS encoding hotdog domain-containing protein, translating into MVIAVGETIIFERNFSKKDIELFSQISGDEGIHHLEQDEQGRLVVQGLLTATLPTKIGGDHNVLARHMNFEFLRPVYTGDTIRCEVTISHFEQQEKRARITAPFSCTNQHGKEVLKGSFSGVILRRD; encoded by the coding sequence TTGGTTATTGCTGTAGGAGAAACCATCATATTTGAACGCAATTTTTCGAAAAAAGATATCGAATTGTTTTCACAGATTTCCGGAGACGAAGGGATTCATCACCTTGAGCAGGATGAACAAGGGAGGCTGGTTGTACAGGGACTGCTGACAGCGACCTTACCGACAAAAATAGGCGGGGACCACAATGTGCTCGCCCGCCATATGAATTTTGAGTTTTTGCGGCCTGTATATACCGGAGACACAATTCGCTGTGAAGTAACCATCAGCCATTTTGAACAACAGGAAAAACGTGCCCGCATTACTGCCCCTTTTTCCTGCACCAACCAGCATGGAAAAGAAGTGCTGAAAGGGAGTTTCTCAGGTGTCATATTAAGACGTGACTAG
- the cls gene encoding cardiolipin synthase — protein sequence MFLIANIVLAFFVLFIERKKPSSKWAWVMVLLFLPFLGMLLYLLFGQPYRKNKKRHASDASISDLQALTERQLAEVDEGSFNYSSDVAEDWQHLIRMNLRSETTPFSQNNRLQIFSDGKRKFEALFKDIEAAKIHVHLEYYIINNDDIGKRLLQLLTKKAEEGVQVLVLYDDIGSKSLPRNFFDAFEKAGGRTAASLPSKLPFGNPRVNYRNHRKIAVIDGKVGYNGGFNVGDEYLGKVEKFGYWRDSHLRIEGDAVHSLQHWFIKDWNETSKKYPLKQEKHYFPLINNEKGAGMQVVVSGPDEEIDQIKNGYLRMISQARKSVYIQTPYLVPDLGVLDALLTAALSGIDVRIMIPDKPDHIFVYSASLSFARELAMAGVKIYAYSNGFLHAKTVVVDGKVASVGSANMDVRSFTLNYEANVFVYDAETAEDMVRLFLNDSKLSKELTSEYFEQLSLFKRFRLQVAQLVAPIL from the coding sequence TTGTTTTTAATTGCTAATATTGTGCTGGCGTTTTTTGTTCTTTTTATTGAACGCAAAAAACCGTCTTCCAAGTGGGCTTGGGTTATGGTTTTGCTGTTCCTTCCCTTTTTGGGAATGCTGCTGTATTTATTGTTCGGGCAGCCCTATAGAAAAAACAAAAAGCGGCATGCGTCAGATGCTTCAATTTCAGATCTGCAAGCACTTACGGAACGGCAGCTGGCAGAAGTTGATGAAGGTTCTTTTAACTATTCTTCCGATGTTGCCGAAGACTGGCAGCACCTGATCCGAATGAATTTAAGAAGCGAAACCACTCCATTTTCACAAAACAACCGCCTTCAGATTTTCAGCGATGGCAAGCGGAAGTTTGAAGCTTTATTCAAGGACATTGAAGCCGCAAAAATCCATGTCCATCTGGAATACTATATCATCAACAATGATGATATCGGAAAACGCCTGCTTCAACTTCTGACGAAAAAAGCGGAGGAAGGCGTTCAAGTGTTGGTGCTGTATGATGACATTGGTTCAAAGTCGCTGCCCAGAAATTTTTTCGATGCATTTGAAAAGGCTGGCGGCAGAACAGCAGCTTCACTTCCCTCCAAATTGCCTTTTGGAAACCCGCGCGTCAATTACCGGAACCATAGAAAGATAGCTGTCATCGATGGGAAAGTAGGGTATAACGGCGGGTTTAATGTCGGCGACGAGTATTTGGGGAAAGTTGAAAAGTTTGGGTACTGGCGCGATTCACATCTCCGCATTGAAGGGGATGCGGTACATTCCCTCCAGCACTGGTTTATAAAAGACTGGAATGAAACTTCCAAGAAATATCCGCTTAAACAAGAAAAACATTATTTCCCACTGATAAACAATGAGAAAGGCGCGGGAATGCAAGTGGTGGTCAGCGGTCCGGATGAAGAAATTGATCAAATCAAAAACGGCTATTTGCGGATGATATCCCAGGCACGCAAATCGGTGTATATCCAGACGCCTTATTTAGTTCCGGATTTAGGGGTTCTAGATGCCCTGTTAACGGCCGCACTCAGCGGCATTGACGTCCGGATCATGATTCCGGATAAACCTGACCATATATTTGTGTACAGCGCAAGTTTGTCATTTGCCAGAGAACTAGCGATGGCGGGAGTGAAAATTTATGCCTATAGTAACGGATTTCTCCATGCAAAAACAGTAGTGGTTGATGGAAAAGTAGCTTCTGTTGGTTCAGCCAATATGGACGTCCGCAGTTTTACGTTGAATTACGAAGCGAATGTCTTCGTTTACGATGCTGAAACGGCAGAGGATATGGTCCGCCTATTTTTAAATGACAGCAAACTTTCCAAAGAACTCACTTCTGAATATTTTGAGCAGCTTTCGCTTTTCAAGCGTTTCAGGCTGCAGGTGGCTCAGTTGGTAGCACCGATTCTCTGA
- a CDS encoding NUDIX hydrolase, whose amino-acid sequence MALPKHIVSAAAIVLNEQGEILLIKGPRRGWEIPGGQVEEGESLKQAVIRETKEESGIDIEVLKFCGVFQNVSDSICNTLFLAKPIAGTPTLSAESLEVGFFPIETALKIVTWKNFSQRIEHCLDENEQPFYIEF is encoded by the coding sequence ATGGCGCTCCCTAAACACATCGTATCTGCCGCAGCAATTGTATTGAATGAACAAGGCGAAATATTGCTGATCAAAGGTCCGCGAAGAGGCTGGGAAATACCGGGAGGGCAAGTGGAAGAGGGCGAATCATTAAAACAGGCCGTAATCCGCGAAACAAAAGAAGAGTCCGGCATTGACATAGAAGTGCTGAAATTTTGCGGTGTTTTTCAGAATGTCAGCGATTCTATATGCAATACGCTGTTTTTGGCTAAACCGATTGCAGGAACACCAACCCTGTCAGCGGAAAGTTTAGAAGTAGGATTTTTCCCAATTGAAACCGCATTAAAGATAGTTACCTGGAAAAATTTCAGCCAAAGAATTGAACATTGTTTAGATGAAAATGAACAGCCATTCTATATCGAGTTTTGA